One window of Acidobacteriaceae bacterium genomic DNA carries:
- a CDS encoding NADH-quinone oxidoreductase subunit C, which translates to MLEEIKARLEASVPGCHPEIILDSSPSGQHSLLLDSAHAVEAATFLRDDAELRLDYCSNVTGVDWLETEHSRGYLEAVYHLYSMERKHGPVVLRLRTENRTDRVHLPSLTPVWRSAEFQEREIFDLYGIIFDGHPDLRRILMWDEFEDHPMRRDYVEPDDYEYEPTAHDKVLTKAKQHAMGQPE; encoded by the coding sequence ATGCTCGAGGAGATTAAGGCCAGGCTCGAAGCCTCTGTGCCCGGTTGCCACCCGGAGATCATCCTCGACAGCAGCCCCTCAGGACAGCATTCCCTGCTCCTCGATTCTGCCCACGCGGTGGAGGCAGCCACGTTTCTGCGCGACGATGCAGAGCTGCGGCTCGATTACTGCTCCAATGTCACCGGTGTGGACTGGCTTGAAACAGAGCACTCTCGCGGATATCTCGAAGCTGTCTATCACCTGTATTCCATGGAGAGGAAGCACGGCCCTGTCGTGCTTCGGCTGCGCACAGAGAACCGCACGGACAGAGTCCATTTGCCCTCGCTTACCCCAGTTTGGCGAAGCGCCGAGTTCCAGGAGCGCGAAATCTTCGACCTCTATGGAATCATCTTCGACGGCCACCCTGATCTGCGCCGCATCCTGATGTGGGATGAATTCGAAGATCATCCCATGCGCAGGGATTACGTCGAACCCGACGATTACGAATATGAACCAACAGCACACGATAAGGTTTTGACCAAGGCGAAGCAGCATGCCATGGGGCAGCCTGAGTAA